The following proteins are co-located in the Halarcobacter sp. genome:
- the flgC gene encoding flagellar basal body rod protein FlgC: MAFFDGYDVAVSGMSAQRTRINVVSANIANAKTTHTEDGGPYKKQNVVFEEILLQENQKQSNTMDKKLNESSDISLRGVGVKSIVEDDANPVMRYEPSHPDANAEGYVAYPDINPVVEMVDLIEAMRSYEANVATFNTHKNIDSKTLDIIKV, translated from the coding sequence ATGGCTTTTTTTGATGGATATGATGTTGCAGTTTCAGGGATGTCAGCTCAAAGAACTCGTATAAATGTTGTGAGTGCAAATATTGCAAATGCAAAAACAACTCACACAGAAGATGGTGGTCCTTATAAAAAACAAAATGTTGTTTTTGAAGAGATTCTACTTCAAGAAAATCAAAAGCAATCAAATACTATGGATAAAAAACTAAATGAATCTTCTGATATTTCTTTAAGGGGAGTAGGAGTAAAATCAATAGTAGAGGATGATGCTAATCCAGTTATGAGATATGAGCCTTCACATCCAGATGCGAATGCAGAGGGTTATGTTGCATACCCAGATATTAATCCTGTTGTAGAAATGGTTGATTTAATTGAAGCTATGCGTTCATATGAAGCTAATGTTGCAACTTTTAATACACATAAAAATATTGATAGTAAGACATTAGATATAATTAAAGTATAG
- the fliE gene encoding flagellar hook-basal body complex protein FliE — MDVSSISNSISPLLDSQNVSKGKEQDNTFSNMLSDAMKEVNNSQVEGYNAMEGIATGKVKNLQEAVQKIEEADLSLKLALEVKNKALAAYKEINSMQV; from the coding sequence ATGGATGTTTCATCAATTTCAAATTCAATAAGTCCTCTTTTAGATTCACAAAATGTATCAAAAGGGAAAGAACAAGATAATACATTTTCAAATATGTTAAGTGATGCTATGAAAGAAGTAAATAATTCGCAAGTTGAAGGTTATAATGCAATGGAAGGTATTGCAACTGGAAAAGTTAAGAATCTTCAAGAAGCTGTTCAAAAGATTGAAGAAGCAGACCTTTCATTAAAATTAGCATTAGAAGTAAAAAATAAAGCACTTGCCGCATACAAAGAAATTAATAGTATGCAAGTGTAA
- a CDS encoding AAA family ATPase, with product MFNTISNQATKLLNLTKSKNNDSKTRIITITSGKGGVGKSTFTANIAYLLSRRGFKIAVIDADIGLANMQVLFDLKPKFTLFDYIEGRNTIDEIITQTNYENISLIAGKSGYRYANLKNSLVLTRVVNDLKNLNNYDIILIDTGAGLNEYVQEFLSISDNILALTTTDPSALTDVYALMKMLSINKDKLLICFNHTKNYKIGETIANSLVNLAKKNRLNKNFMVKYIGNVSSSSNISTTSRLRKLFVHEFINDDITKQFHKVIDSLLKHIK from the coding sequence TTGTTTAATACAATATCGAATCAAGCTACTAAACTCTTAAATTTAACTAAAAGTAAAAATAATGATTCTAAAACTAGAATTATTACTATTACCTCAGGAAAAGGTGGAGTAGGGAAATCTACATTTACAGCAAATATTGCATACTTATTATCTAGACGTGGCTTTAAAATTGCAGTAATAGATGCAGATATAGGTTTGGCAAATATGCAAGTATTATTTGATTTAAAGCCTAAGTTTACCCTTTTTGATTATATTGAGGGTAGAAATACTATCGATGAAATCATAACACAAACAAATTATGAAAATATATCTTTAATAGCTGGAAAAAGTGGCTATCGGTATGCTAATTTAAAAAATTCTTTAGTTTTGACAAGAGTTGTAAATGATTTAAAAAATTTAAATAACTATGATATAATATTAATAGACACAGGTGCTGGACTTAATGAGTATGTTCAAGAGTTTTTATCAATATCAGACAATATTTTAGCTTTAACGACTACTGATCCTTCCGCCTTAACTGATGTATATGCTTTAATGAAAATGCTTTCAATAAATAAAGATAAACTGTTAATTTGCTTTAATCACACAAAAAATTATAAAATTGGTGAAACAATTGCAAATTCTTTAGTAAATTTAGCTAAAAAGAATAGATTAAATAAAAATTTTATGGTAAAATATATAGGTAATGTTTCATCATCATCAAATATTTCTACAACTTCAAGATTAAGAAAACTATTTGTTCACGAATTTATTAATGATGATATAACAAAACAATTTCACAAGGTGATTGATTCATTACTAAAACATATTAAGTAA
- the flhF gene encoding flagellar biosynthesis protein FlhF codes for MNMLSFLGETPTIALRNAQEECGEDAIVVSTKKISSANDGNKDMYEVVVALEDEQQPLKHTKKISTNSNPSRVEPTKDVKFYDFKEEILKMQDAIMQVQKSLWDPKSQLYDLTIPPEFVEIYNLFEQNEFDQEMTYTIMKKTIKQLPIALKANPKKVNDFFKLILRRIIPIKQEIPLRKHQRKIVMMVGPTGVGKTTTIAKLAARYAYKLGQNYKVGIVTLDSFRVGAIEQLQAYTNIMRLPLEVVKKPEELAEAL; via the coding sequence ATGAATATGCTCTCTTTTTTAGGAGAAACACCAACTATTGCCCTACGAAATGCACAAGAGGAATGTGGTGAAGATGCAATTGTAGTTTCAACAAAAAAAATTTCAAGTGCTAATGATGGTAATAAAGATATGTATGAGGTTGTAGTTGCTTTAGAAGATGAACAACAACCTTTAAAACATACAAAGAAAATCAGCACTAATAGTAATCCTTCTAGAGTAGAACCAACTAAAGATGTAAAGTTCTATGATTTTAAAGAAGAGATTTTGAAAATGCAAGATGCTATAATGCAGGTTCAAAAATCTTTATGGGATCCTAAGAGTCAGCTTTATGATTTAACAATTCCTCCAGAATTTGTCGAAATATATAATCTTTTTGAGCAAAATGAGTTTGATCAAGAGATGACCTATACAATTATGAAAAAAACTATTAAGCAGTTACCTATTGCCCTAAAAGCAAATCCTAAAAAAGTTAATGATTTTTTTAAATTGATTCTTAGAAGAATAATCCCAATTAAGCAAGAGATTCCTTTACGAAAGCATCAAAGAAAAATTGTAATGATGGTTGGACCTACAGGTGTTGGGAAAACAACAACTATTGCAAAACTTGCAGCTAGATATGCTTATAAATTAGGACAAAACTATAAAGTTGGAATTGTAACTTTAGACTCTTTTAGAGTAGGTGCAATTGAACAATTACAAGCATATACAAATATTATGAGACTCCCTTTAGAAGTAGTTAAAAAACCAGAAGAATTGGCTGAAGCCTTATAA
- a CDS encoding flagellar motor protein MotB, translating to MAKDKCPECPKCLPGWLVQFGDLMSLLLTFFILLLSMAVMDKKKVEEYFDIMRKAMGFIDASTDVQTQSDKYSTMTSTSKDDSIDSTDDAMDEAVQEVNEVVNQMNDNISEEEKQIQIEKGKNEFTLDIPSTIMFEEGQYLLSNPNAKRFIAKVARVIRTLPQSYNIEIVGHTSASMYKNDTIPRDNWDLSALRSIEVVKELIKNRIDPAVLKVSAYASFHPKSEVAADNRRVEMRFFTDNNQSDILAEESFFDRLE from the coding sequence ATGGCAAAAGATAAATGTCCAGAATGCCCAAAATGTTTGCCAGGATGGTTAGTACAATTTGGTGATTTAATGTCTCTTTTATTAACTTTCTTTATTCTTCTTCTGTCTATGGCAGTAATGGATAAAAAGAAAGTTGAAGAGTATTTTGATATTATGCGTAAAGCTATGGGATTTATTGATGCTTCTACTGATGTTCAAACACAATCAGATAAATATTCAACAATGACAAGCACCTCTAAAGATGATAGTATTGATTCTACAGATGATGCAATGGATGAAGCTGTCCAAGAGGTTAATGAAGTAGTAAATCAAATGAATGATAATATTTCAGAAGAGGAAAAACAAATACAAATAGAAAAAGGGAAAAATGAGTTTACATTAGATATTCCCTCTACTATAATGTTTGAAGAGGGACAATACCTTTTATCTAATCCAAATGCAAAAAGATTTATTGCAAAAGTTGCAAGAGTAATTAGAACTTTACCTCAAAGTTATAATATTGAGATTGTAGGACATACATCGGCTAGTATGTATAAAAATGATACAATACCAAGAGACAATTGGGATCTTTCTGCATTAAGATCAATTGAAGTTGTAAAAGAACTTATAAAAAATAGAATAGATCCTGCTGTATTAAAGGTATCTGCTTATGCATCTTTCCATCCAAAAAGTGAAGTTGCTGCAGATAATAGAAGAGTAGAAATGAGGTTTTTTACTGATAATAATCAAAGTGATATATTAGCAGAAGAGAGCTTTTTTGATAGATTGGAGTAA
- a CDS encoding MotA/TolQ/ExbB proton channel family protein, which yields MDKSTVGGLASGWALIALAIMLGGVGFGPYIDVPSVVIVFGGTIAVTAGQFEASDLKRLSPAMKVALNESKIEPLPELVEKITFYATEIKKHGVMHIEQKVLEEKNAFFKEAFQLLVDGTKAETLKPLLETKLEYIDKRHSTMIGMFGNMGGTAGSMGMIGTLVGLVAMLANLSDPASVGPAMAVALLTTMYGALLGTLFAGLIESKLTQKHKKEVDAYEVIILGTSMIAAEESIGNIKMQLNSILVEVEG from the coding sequence ATGGATAAAAGTACAGTAGGTGGTTTAGCCAGTGGTTGGGCACTTATAGCCCTTGCAATTATGTTAGGTGGGGTTGGGTTTGGACCTTATATTGATGTCCCTTCAGTTGTTATTGTATTTGGTGGTACAATTGCCGTAACAGCTGGACAATTTGAAGCTAGTGATCTAAAAAGACTTTCTCCAGCTATGAAAGTTGCTTTAAATGAATCAAAAATTGAACCTTTGCCTGAATTAGTTGAAAAAATTACATTTTATGCAACTGAGATTAAAAAACATGGTGTTATGCACATTGAACAAAAAGTATTAGAAGAAAAAAATGCTTTTTTTAAAGAGGCTTTTCAGCTTTTAGTTGATGGTACTAAAGCAGAGACATTAAAACCTTTATTAGAAACAAAATTAGAGTATATTGATAAAAGACATAGTACAATGATAGGTATGTTTGGAAATATGGGAGGTACTGCTGGTTCTATGGGTATGATTGGTACACTTGTAGGATTAGTTGCGATGCTTGCAAACTTATCTGACCCAGCATCAGTTGGTCCAGCTATGGCTGTTGCATTACTTACGACAATGTATGGTGCATTATTAGGTACTTTATTTGCAGGTTTGATTGAAAGTAAATTAACACAAAAACATAAAAAAGAAGTAGATGCATATGAGGTTATTATACTTGGTACATCTATGATTGCAGCTGAAGAATCAATTGGTAATATAAAAATGCAATTAAATTCTATTTTAGTTGAAGTGGAAGGGTAG
- a CDS encoding FliM/FliN family flagellar motor switch protein, with protein sequence MASDLSSFLKDELANTLEQLLSKSVSIDSVSKLDVDSLDDSQCIDIAVKFDFADISSSWSFFIPTITATKFEFFMLGGMGDLKEHIDDEIIDAVNEIISNVCGSLCTTVNAQGFPDINSIKSEVVNSSIKDCKSLDSIPHGYFFDLTMDGEKLPIFISFDDLALPYFNEITGGEGQNTATIQPASTPPPINNTQASSVSSSSQMGISSLLSEDAAQNLQLLFDIKLKLSVRLGTKNFLLKDILRWDIGEIIELEQMVNEPLDILVNGVKIGEGEAVIVEGKFGLKIKNIGNDSAKLSHIGL encoded by the coding sequence TTGGCATCTGATTTATCAAGTTTTTTAAAAGATGAATTAGCTAATACATTAGAACAACTTCTTTCAAAAAGTGTCTCAATTGATTCTGTAAGTAAGTTGGATGTAGATAGTTTAGATGATTCACAATGTATAGATATAGCTGTAAAATTTGATTTTGCAGATATTTCATCAAGCTGGAGTTTTTTTATTCCTACAATAACAGCAACAAAGTTTGAATTCTTTATGTTAGGTGGGATGGGTGATTTAAAAGAACATATTGATGATGAAATTATTGATGCAGTAAATGAAATTATCTCAAATGTATGTGGTAGCTTATGTACAACAGTAAATGCACAAGGTTTTCCTGATATAAACTCTATAAAATCTGAAGTTGTTAATTCCTCAATAAAAGATTGTAAAAGTTTAGATTCTATTCCTCATGGTTATTTTTTTGATTTGACTATGGATGGAGAAAAACTTCCTATTTTTATCTCTTTTGATGATTTAGCTTTACCTTACTTTAATGAAATTACAGGTGGAGAAGGACAAAATACTGCTACAATTCAACCAGCTTCAACTCCCCCTCCTATAAACAATACTCAAGCTTCTAGTGTAAGTTCAAGCTCTCAGATGGGCATTAGTTCTTTATTATCAGAAGATGCAGCACAAAATTTACAACTTTTATTTGATATTAAATTAAAACTTAGTGTTAGACTAGGAACTAAGAATTTTCTTTTAAAAGATATTTTAAGATGGGATATTGGTGAGATTATTGAATTAGAACAAATGGTAAATGAACCTTTAGATATTTTAGTAAATGGTGTAAAAATAGGTGAAGGTGAAGCTGTAATTGTAGAAGGAAAATTTGGTCTTAAAATTAAAAATATTGGAAATGACTCTGCCAAACTTAGTCATATAGGATTGTGA
- a CDS encoding flagellin, protein MELGKVAEIDNAKVNHIEKVKSVQEVDDKEKIVDNEQHKKIIGSTQENEINEVILDNVKFGYNKNSKDLFVKVTRGDTEYKYPTEDMMRVKAQLLSEMEKAQREQNN, encoded by the coding sequence ATGGAATTAGGTAAAGTTGCAGAAATTGATAATGCAAAAGTTAATCATATTGAAAAAGTAAAATCTGTTCAAGAAGTTGACGATAAAGAAAAGATTGTTGATAATGAACAACACAAGAAAATTATTGGTTCTACTCAAGAAAATGAAATAAATGAAGTTATTCTGGACAATGTAAAATTTGGTTATAACAAAAATTCTAAAGATCTTTTCGTAAAAGTTACTAGAGGTGATACTGAGTACAAATATCCTACAGAAGATATGATGAGAGTTAAAGCTCAGTTATTAAGTGAAATGGAAAAAGCACAAAGAGAACAAAATAATTAA
- a CDS encoding tetratricopeptide repeat protein — MRKLIQWFNNKLKLLVLLLLSVSFFSINIQANQDAIDSQPEILFKYDKLKESQEKFKLQVDFNKAILLLEREEYLKAIKIFKKTSQILKIPSFLNIGIAYFKMNQIENASLYLNNIYEYKEAASTNTYSYISACFYLYQINKERKYLETIVDVTKKYRDLTEHSKRLLSDTLIILKDYEKALDILNSMEFPMELKKAMLYMKMQDFESAERHLEKEKNTTLNQEKKNLILWLMVFRDLKSNELTKLKEHLDEIKEIKDYFKVNLEYPLEIFFNKHKYTTKEYLNSITKFSEERKIDFIFYFAPFIFSDYEEIMYDISKGFIFKNKQNVQSLEDMVKYNAKFIDIIKEDPIIRVTKLKNLINDDSNSYVYYNLALCYAQINDFHNAYKNFSKAYKLNPGNKLYAVMTIISANKINEKIKDLAYMEQNIKSKDGMYKYFGQILYKNFVDEKFNVEFEPLTFRDTIFYRSINFLVDMENDRLSLDNQLFIENYKDPLVYLMKLSMRREGENDYMYFSRLQDNTPLKINNNFLEGPLVITKYYIDLLKAIGLFYKADLTVGSKQKSPSYLRTKALRELHEHNPKATLKILESLQKKYKLEDKYTMYLIVAALLEAGRYNDASLQISLIKAVLNDPSADFLTGVQLIQELKLSSLSQYFYQPYLDDLIDFRLNNFDLLLESL, encoded by the coding sequence ATGCGCAAGTTAATACAATGGTTTAATAATAAATTGAAACTATTAGTATTATTACTACTTAGTGTTTCTTTTTTTTCTATAAATATTCAAGCCAATCAAGATGCAATTGATTCTCAGCCTGAAATTCTTTTTAAATATGATAAATTAAAAGAATCACAGGAAAAATTCAAACTACAAGTCGATTTCAATAAAGCAATTTTACTTTTAGAAAGAGAAGAGTATTTAAAAGCAATAAAAATATTTAAAAAAACTTCCCAAATTTTAAAGATTCCTTCGTTTTTAAATATAGGAATTGCTTATTTTAAAATGAACCAAATAGAAAATGCAAGTTTATATTTAAACAATATATATGAATATAAAGAGGCTGCTTCAACTAATACTTATTCATATATCTCAGCATGTTTTTATCTTTATCAAATAAACAAAGAGAGAAAATATTTAGAAACCATTGTAGATGTTACAAAAAAATATAGAGATTTAACTGAACACTCAAAAAGATTATTGTCAGATACTTTAATTATATTAAAAGATTATGAAAAAGCACTAGATATTCTTAATTCTATGGAGTTTCCAATGGAATTAAAAAAAGCTATGTTATATATGAAAATGCAAGATTTTGAAAGTGCTGAGAGACATCTAGAAAAAGAAAAAAATACTACATTAAATCAAGAAAAGAAAAATTTAATACTTTGGCTTATGGTTTTTAGAGATTTAAAATCAAATGAATTAACAAAACTAAAAGAGCATTTAGATGAGATAAAAGAGATAAAAGATTATTTTAAAGTTAATCTTGAATACCCTTTAGAAATATTTTTTAATAAACATAAATATACAACAAAAGAGTATTTAAATTCAATTACAAAATTCAGTGAAGAGAGAAAAATAGATTTTATTTTTTATTTTGCACCATTTATTTTCTCTGATTATGAAGAGATTATGTATGATATATCAAAAGGTTTTATTTTTAAAAATAAACAAAATGTACAAAGCCTAGAAGATATGGTTAAATATAATGCAAAATTTATTGATATAATAAAAGAAGACCCAATAATTAGAGTTACTAAATTAAAAAATCTTATTAATGATGATTCTAATTCTTATGTTTACTACAATTTAGCTTTATGTTATGCACAAATAAATGATTTTCACAATGCATATAAGAATTTTTCTAAAGCTTACAAACTAAACCCTGGTAATAAGTTATATGCAGTTATGACAATAATTTCAGCTAATAAAATCAACGAAAAAATAAAAGATTTGGCTTACATGGAACAAAATATAAAATCAAAAGATGGAATGTACAAATATTTTGGTCAAATATTATATAAAAATTTTGTAGATGAAAAATTCAATGTAGAATTTGAACCTTTAACTTTTAGAGATACTATTTTTTATAGAAGTATTAATTTTTTGGTTGATATGGAAAATGATAGATTAAGTTTAGATAACCAATTATTTATAGAAAACTATAAAGATCCTTTAGTTTATTTAATGAAATTATCTATGCGAAGAGAAGGTGAAAATGATTATATGTATTTTTCTAGATTGCAAGATAATACACCTTTGAAAATCAATAATAATTTCTTAGAAGGGCCTCTTGTAATAACTAAATATTATATTGATTTACTAAAAGCTATAGGCTTATTTTATAAAGCTGATTTAACTGTTGGTAGTAAACAAAAAAGTCCTTCATATTTAAGAACAAAAGCTTTAAGAGAATTACATGAACATAATCCTAAAGCGACATTAAAAATATTAGAATCACTTCAAAAAAAATATAAATTGGAAGATAAATATACAATGTATTTGATTGTTGCTGCTTTATTAGAGGCTGGAAGGTATAATGATGCTTCCTTACAAATCTCACTTATAAAAGCAGTTTTAAATGATCCAAGTGCAGATTTTTTAACTGGTGTACAGTTAATTCAAGAATTAAAACTTTCAAGTCTTAGCCAATATTTTTACCAACCATATTTAGATGATCTAATTGATTTTAGGTTAAATAATTTTGATTTATTATTAGAATCCTTATAA
- a CDS encoding FliM/FliN family flagellar motor switch protein: MEITERDYDLLVDTQIVVDVMLGSTNITIKEFLDLSAGDIISLNKPAGTGGDIYVNKRIIGTGDIIVMDEKLAVRVQEAMDSDNVVRYFFEENML; the protein is encoded by the coding sequence ATGGAAATTACTGAACGAGATTACGATTTATTAGTTGATACTCAAATTGTAGTTGATGTAATGTTAGGAAGTACAAATATCACAATTAAAGAGTTTCTTGATTTAAGTGCTGGAGATATTATATCACTAAATAAACCTGCTGGAACTGGTGGAGATATTTATGTAAATAAAAGAATCATAGGAACTGGTGACATAATAGTTATGGATGAAAAACTAGCTGTTAGAGTACAAGAGGCAATGGATTCTGATAACGTTGTTAGATATTTCTTCGAAGAAAATATGTTATAA
- a CDS encoding FliH/SctL family protein produces the protein MEKNNVYSTAKIVNGNDTVENYQLGTFIQNSTNDDNLSTPGQAVLNDREINGNIDPLLNEVRALSSQINQMNQKITNIENGGLTSKELDAQVVQAIKDLKHYANFFEQATFQMESKLLKTSISIAQKIISIEIGENSTKIAKETIIHLLDKIKNASKVKIHLNPKDYEILKNELNLENFIQLVEDVNVTAGGVVIASDLGNFDGNIEAKVSSMLESLDLVL, from the coding sequence ATGGAAAAAAATAATGTCTACTCAACAGCAAAAATAGTAAATGGTAATGATACTGTTGAAAATTATCAATTAGGAACATTTATTCAAAATAGTACTAATGACGATAATCTATCTACACCTGGCCAAGCGGTGTTGAATGATAGAGAAATAAATGGAAATATTGATCCTTTATTAAATGAAGTTAGGGCTTTATCTTCTCAAATAAATCAAATGAATCAAAAAATAACAAATATAGAAAATGGTGGGCTTACATCAAAAGAGCTTGATGCACAAGTTGTACAAGCTATTAAAGATTTAAAACATTATGCAAACTTTTTTGAGCAAGCTACTTTTCAAATGGAATCAAAACTTCTTAAAACTTCTATCTCTATTGCCCAAAAAATTATTTCAATTGAGATAGGAGAAAATTCTACAAAGATTGCTAAAGAAACAATTATACATCTTTTAGACAAGATTAAAAATGCATCAAAAGTTAAGATACATTTAAATCCAAAAGATTATGAGATTTTAAAAAATGAGTTAAATTTAGAAAATTTTATTCAATTAGTTGAAGATGTAAACGTAACAGCAGGTGGAGTTGTAATAGCTAGTGATTTAGGAAATTTTGATGGAAACATTGAGGCAAAAGTAAGTTCAATGTTAGAATCATTGGATTTAGTTTTATAA
- the fliG gene encoding flagellar motor switch protein FliG, translating into MAEIKDILKGMGMLEKVAHFCVLIGEEATVKIFQHLPKHLVEEISTAITMINSIDKETSLAILEEFHLFTKSKAFISSGGYDYAKDILYKSMGKAEADEVLAKLSRMKLASQSFAYLDAINPKQLSDFIKDESPQTIAVILSHMEAHKAADVLVQLDEDVKVKVTMQMATIKDVSPDVVRTISVVLERKLESLLSSIVDVGGVKVVADMLNRLGPRSQDILKNINGVDTSLATKIKENMFVFEDLLNLDPEYIMKILQNVDTADVAVAMKNATEEDMLKVTNSMSQRASDRFKEEFEMLTKVKIKDIEAAQRKMLDVAQKMIEEGVIDRDMDEQ; encoded by the coding sequence ATGGCTGAAATAAAAGATATATTAAAAGGAATGGGGATGCTTGAAAAAGTTGCCCATTTCTGTGTATTAATAGGCGAAGAAGCTACAGTTAAAATATTTCAACATCTACCTAAACACTTAGTTGAAGAAATTTCTACTGCTATTACTATGATTAATTCTATAGATAAAGAGACCTCTTTAGCTATTTTAGAAGAGTTTCATCTATTTACAAAATCAAAAGCATTTATTAGCTCAGGTGGTTATGATTATGCAAAAGATATTTTATATAAATCTATGGGAAAAGCAGAGGCTGATGAAGTTTTAGCAAAACTTTCAAGAATGAAGTTAGCTTCTCAATCTTTTGCTTATTTGGATGCTATTAATCCAAAGCAATTATCAGATTTTATTAAGGATGAATCACCTCAAACTATTGCAGTAATATTGTCACATATGGAAGCGCATAAAGCTGCAGATGTTTTGGTACAACTTGATGAAGATGTAAAAGTAAAAGTGACTATGCAAATGGCTACTATTAAAGATGTTTCTCCTGATGTTGTAAGAACAATTTCAGTAGTTCTTGAAAGAAAATTAGAATCACTATTATCATCTATTGTAGATGTTGGTGGAGTTAAAGTTGTCGCTGATATGTTAAATAGATTAGGACCTAGATCTCAAGATATACTAAAAAATATCAATGGGGTTGATACTTCTCTTGCTACAAAAATCAAAGAAAATATGTTTGTATTTGAAGATTTATTAAATTTAGATCCAGAATATATTATGAAAATCTTACAAAATGTAGATACTGCTGATGTAGCAGTAGCTATGAAAAATGCAACTGAAGAAGATATGTTAAAAGTTACAAATTCAATGTCACAAAGAGCAAGTGATAGATTTAAAGAAGAGTTTGAAATGCTTACAAAAGTTAAGATTAAAGATATTGAAGCTGCACAAAGAAAAATGTTAGATGTTGCCCAAAAGATGATAGAAGAGGGTGTAATTGATAGAGATATGGATGAACAATAA